The Sorghum bicolor cultivar BTx623 chromosome 6, Sorghum_bicolor_NCBIv3, whole genome shotgun sequence genome contains the following window.
ATAACAAAGTTAAATATGTCTCCCTTTGGTGCGACCAACTCAATCTGACTCGTTTAAAATAACTCGACCCAACCCAACCTAACTAGTGCATGGGGTGGGCTCGACCCTAACCCAACTTACCAATGTATAGGGTGGACTTGACCTATAATACAagtgaaatttttttgactTATATGTTAAACCAACATAGAAAAAACTAAGAAATAGCCCAACTAGACACAACGTCGTCCATGAGTTGGGCTTAGAGTAGCCAAAATTTGCGAGGTTTTTTCTTGACTAATCCGGAGGCAATATGATCATGACCAACACAATGTTTGATTAGGGTCGAAGCAACATGGGATACCATCATTAACCCAAATAAAACTAGCGGTGGACCGAGAAAATTCCTAAACATATTCACTGCTAACATAAAGAAAGTTGAGTTTTGGACAAAAATTGATATAATCAAATTGGTCTCGTTATATGACACTAAAATTTGATTGTTTGCTAGTTTGTTGCAGATGTCCTAAGAAAAGACACTAACTAAAATTGAAGAGCAAAGATCAATCATACAAATTCTATGGCTACTACCTCAGCAATATACCGGCTCTATAAATAGATTTATAACAAAGTAACTTTTTCGATGCTATTTTTTTAAGCTGAATATTTTGATGCTACTcactccatttcaaattataagatattttaactttttaaaatttataaattttgctatgcacttataTATTGTGTCTAGATATATAATAAAAGCTACGAATTTAGAATTACCAAAACgttttataatttgagatggaggaatATTTTTGCAAACTTTAAATCTGTTAAGGTACAGATCTAACTTTTCCAATGAGAAATAATGAGTtcattttttcttcttctccccagTAGTACGGTGCCACGTCAGACTTATGCATAGGTACGTCCGTATCTGACTGATCCCAGCCGTCCAAGAGGGCGGGCCTCAGTCGGCCAGACGCGAAACAAAACCCTCGCGCCGCAGGCTCTCGCCAATTCCCCAATTTTTCCCTCCACAAACGCGCGCCCCTCCAAGCTCCCGCGGCGCAAGCGCAGCTACCCAAGCGCCATGGCCGCCTCCTCAGCCGCCGCCCACGCCGACACCTACGACATCCCGTGGGTGGAGAAGTACCGCCCCAACCGCGTCGCAGACGTCGTCGGCAACTCCGATGCCGTCGCCCGCCTGGAGGTCATTGCCCGCGACGGCAACATGCCCAACCTCATCCTCTCCGTAAGCGCCATTTCCTCGAACACCTTGCCGCGCAGCACGGAACAGCGTAgctcaccccccccccccaccccccaccccccgttttttttttcttaatttcCCTTCGCGCAGGGGCCTCCGGGGACCGGGAAGACGACGAGCATCCTGGCGCTGGCGCACGAGCTTCTGGGGCCCAGCTACCGCGAGGCCGTGCTGGAGCTCAATGCCTCAGATGACAGGTTTCTGGCACAGTGACGTGATTTTGTATTGGCGATTCGGGGCCACCTTGAGTGGTGTTTGGGTTGGATGCCTCATGGTCGATTCGTGCTTTTGCAGGGGTTTGGATGTGGTGCggaacaagatcaagatgtttGCCCAGAAGAAGGTCACCCTGCAGCCAGGGCGGCACAAAATTGTGATCTTGGATGAGGCTGACAGGTAAGCCCATCTGCAGGTCGTTTCCACCATCGGCGTGTTATAGGTGTAGTGCTGTATTTACTGATACAAGCTGTTTTTTTTGGCATGTTTTTTCTTGTTTTACCATCGGTTGTTGTTTGGACTTGAGCCAAGAGCCCAAGATTAAAAACAGTACGGAtgttttccgaccgtattcgagccGTTTAGAGGGTTTCAAATCTGTCCCGTGTCTGAGTCcagatattcaacatccgataccgaaTCTATATCCGAATACTCAAATCGCATATTTATAATGTCGACATCCAGTTATATCCTATCCGGCATGGCTGACACTATCcgtcgaatccgaatccgaccagaaatatggaAACAAATGTAATATCACTGAtaccgtccgtatccgatccctTTTCATCCATAGTACTAGGAAATTAATTTCTTAGTTGTCAGTGAAATGGACAGACCCTGACTGCATTATTTTGTGGAGTTTAAATAGAAGTATCTGAGTATGTGTTTAAACTTCACTCTTGCCGTGTGCAGCATGACAACAGGAGCACAGCAAGCTCTGAGAAGAACAATGGAGATCTATTCAAACACCACTAGATTTGCACTAGCATGCAACACCTCATCGAAGATAATTGAACCCATTCAAAGCCGATGTGCTATTGTCAGGTTCTCAAGGCTTTCTGACCAGGAGATCCTTGGCCGCCTCATGATTGTTGTGGCAGCTGAGAAGGTAATCTTTGGCACTGCTTAacgcccaaataaatccatactAGAACCCGTGAGATCAAAGTTAGAGAACTTTGGCTTAGGACAAACACCTTACATTTGGTATTGGAGTACCAATAACTGAATATGGAATTCGTTGGTCTTGTCGAAAGCTTTGGTGTTGTTATGATATTTTATCTGGAAATACTACCGAATCCTAATGTTGTTTCAAATAAATTAGCCAGGAGATGTGTTGTGATAGTTGAGTATGCTTCTGCAGATACTAAAGCATGCATTCCTTGCAAAATTAGGGGAAAAAACTATCCATGCTATGCACATTGTGATATCAGATGTTTTGAAACTAAAAAACAAGCACAAACTCTTGTTTATAAAGAGACATAGATTTCAACTATTATTTGATATGTTACTGTATTTGTAAACCTTAAGTTGAAGTGTACTGTAACATATGCATCTAGAATGGTTGTGATCATGCCAAACTGTAAACCAGCAAATGATCCTTTAACTAGATGGTCAAAACTGAAACAAAGCAAAACTGGATGTGCTGAGTTATCCTATCAGAA
Protein-coding sequences here:
- the LOC8057601 gene encoding replication factor C subunit 4 gives rise to the protein MAASSAAAHADTYDIPWVEKYRPNRVADVVGNSDAVARLEVIARDGNMPNLILSGPPGTGKTTSILALAHELLGPSYREAVLELNASDDRGLDVVRNKIKMFAQKKVTLQPGRHKIVILDEADSMTTGAQQALRRTMEIYSNTTRFALACNTSSKIIEPIQSRCAIVRFSRLSDQEILGRLMIVVAAEKVPYVPEGLEAIIFTADGDMRQALNNLQATFSGFRFVNQENVFKVCDQPHPLHVKNMVKNVLDGKFDEACAALKQLYDLGYSPTDIITTLFRVVKNYDMPEYLKLEMLKETGFAHMRICDGVGSFLQLSGLLAKFALVREIAKAP